In the genome of Caulobacter flavus, the window CAGCGAGGCGAAATGGCCGTCGGCGCCGACGCCCAGCAGCACCACGCCGAACGGCAGGGCCTGGGCCACGCCTTCCTCGGCCTTGCGGGCCGAGGCTTCCTGGTCGACGCCCTCGAAATAGAGCGGCGCGAAGCTGGCCTTGGCGGCCTCGCCGACCAGGAGGTGCCGGTGCGCCAGGCCTTGGTTGCTGCCCGGATGGTCGGGCGGCACGAAGCGGTCGTCGCTGAGGGTGACGGTGACCTTGTCCCAGGGGACGGTCAGGGTCGCCAGGCGGTCGTAGACGGGCGCGGGCGTGGTGCCGCCGGTGGCGGCGAACCCGGCCTTGCCGTGGGTCGCCACGGCCGTGTTCAGGGCGCCGGCGATGGTCGAGGCGGCCGCGTCGTACAGCGCCTCGCGCGTCGGGAAGACTTCGATCTTGGGCATGTTGCGATTACCCCCTTACGACTTCCAGCCGCGGCCTTGCGGCGCGATCAGCGAGGCGGCGCTGGGCGGCCCCCAGGTGCCGGCGGCATAGGTCGCCGGCTCGATGCCCGCGTCGGCCCAGGCCTTGGCCACGCCGTCGACGAACCGCCACGCGGCCTCGACCTCGTCGCGGCGGACGAACAGGGTGCGGTCGCCGCGGAACGCGTCCAGCAGCAGCTTCTCGTAGGCGATCCGGCGACGGGCGCCCGGCGCAGCCATGTTCAGCGACAGCGGCAGCGACTGCAGGCGCATGCCCTCTTCCGACAGACCCGGACGCTTGGTCATCACCGACAGCGAGATGTCTTCTTCCGGCTGCAGGTCGATGACCAGGCGGTTGGCCTGCATCTCGCCCTGGGTCACCTGGCCGAAGATGTTGTGCGGCACGGGCTTGAACTGGACGACGATCTGGGTGCGACGGTCGGGCAGGTTCTTGCCGGTGCGCAGGAAGAACGGAACACCCGCCCAGCGCCAGTTGTCGATCGCCACCTTCATGGCCACGAAGGTCTCGGTCTTGGACGGCTGGCCCACTTCTTCGAGATAGCCGGCGCGGGCCGTGCCCTCGACGACGCCCGCCACGTACTGGCCGCGGACGGTGTCGTGCGCCACGTTGTCCTTGGTGAAGGGACGCAAGGACCGCAGCACCTTGACCTTCTCGTCGCGCACGGCGTCGGGATCGAAGCCCGACGGGGCCTCCATCGCCACCAGGCAGAGCAGCTGCAGCAGGTGGTTCTGCAGCATGTCGCGCAGGGCGCCGTACTCGTCGTAATAGGGCCAGCGGTCGCCGACCTTCTCGGTCTCGGCGATGGTGATCTGGACGTGGTCGATCGACTTGTTGTCCCACAGCGGCTCGAACAGCACGTTGGCGAACCGCAGGGCGGTGAGGTTCTGGACCGTCTCCTTGCCCAGGTAGTGGTCGATGCGGAAGATCTGGCTCTCGTCGACCACCGCGCCGACGGCGGCGTTCGTGGCCTTGGAGCTTTCCAGGTCGCGGCCGATCGGCTTTTCCAGCACCAGGCGGGTCGACGGACCGGTCAGGCCGGCGGACTGCAGGGCCTGGCAGGCGGCGGGATAGAGGCTGGGCGAGACGGCGAAGAACACCGTCAGCGAGTCGTGGCCGCCGATCTTGTCGGCCAGGGCCTTGGCGCCCTCTTCCTTGGTGATGTCGACCGAGAGGTAGTCGAGGCGGGCGGCCAGGCGTTCCCACGCGGCCTCTTCGACATTGGCGCGCTTGCCCAGGTGCTCGCGCACCAGCTTGCGATAGCCCGCGCCGTCCAGGTCGCCGCGCGCGACGCCGAAGATGCGCAGATCGCGCGGCAGCAGCCGGTCGACTTCCAGGAAATACAGCGACGGCAGAAGCATCCGCAGGGCCAGGTCGCCGGCGCCTCCGAGAAGCACCAGGACGTCGCGGCCGGTCTCACCGTTCTCGGCTTTTTTCTTGGTCAATTTCGTCCACCCTATGACAACGTTGTCATGACATGCCCGTGCGCGCTTGGCAAGCACGCGGTCGACCCGGCCCAAGGCGACCCCAAAACCCGCCCTGCGGCGCGGCCCCTACCTAGGCCCTTTGTCGGCCGGTCGCCATAAGACCAATCGCTTTTCCAAAACGCGTGACACGGCTTGTCCGAGCCGCCTTTTTTCAGGCATCACCTGCCCATGAGCACGACCCTGCGCCGCGCCGTCCTGCAGGACGCCGAGACCTTGTCCGCCCTGGGGGCGCGCACCTTCACCGAGACCTTCGCGCACCTCTATCCGCCCAAGGACCTGGAGACGTTCCTGGCATACGCCTACGGCCTGGAACGCACGCGCGCCGACCTCGCCGATCCCGACAAGGCCAGCTGGATCCTGGAGCATGACAGGCAGGCGATCGGGTACGCCCTGGCCGGTCCGTGCGACCTGCCCCACCCCGAGGTGAAGGACGGCGACGGCGAGCTGAAGCGAATCTACGTGCTGAAGGATCATCAGGGCGGCGGGCGCGGATCGCTGCTGCTGAACACCGCCCTGGAATGGCTGGAACGGCACGGCCCGCGCCGCCTGTGGATCGGCGTCTGGTCCGAGAACCACGGCGCACAGCGTCTCTATGGCCGCATGGGCTTCGAGAAGGCCGGCGAGTATTTCTTCCCGGTCGGCGAGATCCAGGACCTGGAGTTCATCCTGCGGCGGGGATGAGGACGTCCAAGACTTTACGACCCGACACAACTCGCTTTCCTCGCCCTCGTGGCGAGGCCCCACGCTTCGACCTGCTCAGACCTTTCACGCACGGCCGCCGCTTGAGCAGCCGCGGCCATGGACCCTCGCCACGAGGGCGAGGGAGGCAGTGAAAAGTACTGGAGAGGGCTAATGCCCGGGACGCGGCTCGAACGAGCGCTTCTCGTCCTTCAGCTCGACGCATTCCTTGGCGGGCTTCTGGCCGTGCTGGGCCTTGGGCTCCGACTTGGAGAACGCGAAGTCGGTCGTCGGTTTCTGGTGCTGGAACATCTTGGTCATCATGGCGGCGCCTCCCGTCTGAACATCACTCTCGCACGCCTTGCCGGCGCTTTTCGTTGATCGGCCTCAAGCCGCCTCGCACAGCACGTCCAGCTGCTGCACGTCGACGGCCACGCTGAGTTCGGAAAGACCCGGATCGCCGATCACCGTGCCCGACACCGGCAGGGCCTCGGCCGGCGTGCGGGTGGCGGCCACCCGGATCAGGTCCTCGGACTCGGCCAGGCCGTTGGTCGGATCGAACTCGGTCCAGCCCAGGTCCGGCAGGAACACCTCGCACCAGGCATGGGTCGCGCCCGCGCCGCGAATGCCGCCATGCGACGGACTGTAGACATAGCCCGTGGCGAACATCGCCGCGTAGCCTAGCCGCCGCAGCGCCTCGACCATCAGCCAGGCGAAGTCGCGGCAGGTGCCGGCCCCGCGCGCCACGGTCAGCGCCGGGCTCTGCGTGCCCTCGGCCGAGCGCGCCTGGTACTCGAACTGGTCGTGAATGGTGGCGTTCAGGCGCAGCAGGAAGTCCAGCGCCGGCTCGTCGGGGCGCTCCATCTGCTCGCGCAGCCAGCGCAGCATAACGCGGTCGGCGTCCTCGGTGGCCGGGCGGATGAAAGGATCCAGCACCGCACGGTCCTCGCGGCCGTAGACGATCGGCGACACGGTGTGCGGGTCGTCGACCGCCTGGTCCGTCAGCGGCGCGGGGAAGCGGTCGATGACCAGGCGGCTGGTGATGGTCAGGAAGTCGGCCTCGCCCTCCGGCTGGAAAGTGCAGACGCAGTTGCCGCTGGCGTCGTAGCTCCAGCGCATCGGGCCGGGCAGCGAGGTGGCCAGCGAGGCCTCGACGATGCGGATGGCGTGGCTGTCGCGAGGCCGGATCAGCAGCCTGTGCGGCCCGAACGCCACCGGGCGTTCGTAGCTGTAACGGGTCTCGTGGGTGATGCCGAGCCGAGCCATGGGGCCACCTTAACCCCCAGCCCCGGCGATCGTTCCTCACATGCCGGTGATTCGTGCAGGTGATCGCAAGTAGAGCTCGTGCGCGCTCGTGCAAACCAGATCCTCCCCCCTCCGGGGGAGGTGGCCCAGAGGGGCCGGAGGGGCAAGCGCGGCGGGTACAGCCCCTCAGTCGCTTCGCGACAGCTCCCCCAGAGGGGGAGCATCTAGTTTCAAGCCGCGAAGCCCGCCTCGGCGAAGCCCAGCATCCGCTCCAGCAGCGACACCACGTCGGCCTCGCTGGTCTGGCCTTCCGACAGCACGTTCAGCCGGTCGAACTCGGCGAAGCGGTTGTTGTGCAGCATGCCCAGGGTGAAGTGCAGCCGCCAGTAGACGTCTTCCGGCGACAGGTCGGGGCGGGCCTTCAGGAGGGCGTCGGAGAAACGGCGCAGGTGCGAGACGTCGGTCTTCAGCACCTGGCGGATCTCGTCGGTGCCCTCGCTGCGGGCGCGGATCAGGAACTGCAGCGAGATGCGGCGCTCGTGGTCGGGGGCCAGCCAGCGCAGCGGCGGGGTCAGCAGGGCGGCCAGGATCTCGCGCACGGGCGGCGCGCCCTCGTTGCGGTCGTTGGCCTCGTGCAGCATCCGGGCCCGCTCGCGGTTGAGCTCGGCCGTGCGGCGCTTGAAGATCTCGAACAGCAGGGCGTCCTTGGAGCCGAAGTGATAGTTCACCGACGCCAGATTCACGCCCGCCGCGGCGGTGATGTCGCGCACCGACACGTTCTGGAAGCCGTGCAGCGCGAA includes:
- a CDS encoding GNAT family N-acetyltransferase codes for the protein MSTTLRRAVLQDAETLSALGARTFTETFAHLYPPKDLETFLAYAYGLERTRADLADPDKASWILEHDRQAIGYALAGPCDLPHPEVKDGDGELKRIYVLKDHQGGGRGSLLLNTALEWLERHGPRRLWIGVWSENHGAQRLYGRMGFEKAGEYFFPVGEIQDLEFILRRG
- a CDS encoding TetR/AcrR family transcriptional regulator → MSSTTEIAAGQDVEAQETEAVTKNLVFTAAERLFALHGFQNVSVRDITAAAGVNLASVNYHFGSKDALLFEIFKRRTAELNRERARMLHEANDRNEGAPPVREILAALLTPPLRWLAPDHERRISLQFLIRARSEGTDEIRQVLKTDVSHLRRFSDALLKARPDLSPEDVYWRLHFTLGMLHNNRFAEFDRLNVLSEGQTSEADVVSLLERMLGFAEAGFAA
- the zwf gene encoding glucose-6-phosphate dehydrogenase — encoded protein: MTKKKAENGETGRDVLVLLGGAGDLALRMLLPSLYFLEVDRLLPRDLRIFGVARGDLDGAGYRKLVREHLGKRANVEEAAWERLAARLDYLSVDITKEEGAKALADKIGGHDSLTVFFAVSPSLYPAACQALQSAGLTGPSTRLVLEKPIGRDLESSKATNAAVGAVVDESQIFRIDHYLGKETVQNLTALRFANVLFEPLWDNKSIDHVQITIAETEKVGDRWPYYDEYGALRDMLQNHLLQLLCLVAMEAPSGFDPDAVRDEKVKVLRSLRPFTKDNVAHDTVRGQYVAGVVEGTARAGYLEEVGQPSKTETFVAMKVAIDNWRWAGVPFFLRTGKNLPDRRTQIVVQFKPVPHNIFGQVTQGEMQANRLVIDLQPEEDISLSVMTKRPGLSEEGMRLQSLPLSLNMAAPGARRRIAYEKLLLDAFRGDRTLFVRRDEVEAAWRFVDGVAKAWADAGIEPATYAAGTWGPPSAASLIAPQGRGWKS
- the pgl gene encoding 6-phosphogluconolactonase gives rise to the protein MPKIEVFPTREALYDAAASTIAGALNTAVATHGKAGFAATGGTTPAPVYDRLATLTVPWDKVTVTLSDDRFVPPDHPGSNQGLAHRHLLVGEAAKASFAPLYFEGVDQEASARKAEEGVAQALPFGVVLLGVGADGHFASLFPGNPALAAGLDPDTDRLVVAVPKGEPAPDLPRISLTFQALIQASLIVLLVTGEAKRELLDGEVDPDLPIARILKQDRAPVRILWAE
- a CDS encoding transglutaminase family protein, whose amino-acid sequence is MARLGITHETRYSYERPVAFGPHRLLIRPRDSHAIRIVEASLATSLPGPMRWSYDASGNCVCTFQPEGEADFLTITSRLVIDRFPAPLTDQAVDDPHTVSPIVYGREDRAVLDPFIRPATEDADRVMLRWLREQMERPDEPALDFLLRLNATIHDQFEYQARSAEGTQSPALTVARGAGTCRDFAWLMVEALRRLGYAAMFATGYVYSPSHGGIRGAGATHAWCEVFLPDLGWTEFDPTNGLAESEDLIRVAATRTPAEALPVSGTVIGDPGLSELSVAVDVQQLDVLCEAA